In Musa acuminata AAA Group cultivar baxijiao chromosome BXJ2-8, Cavendish_Baxijiao_AAA, whole genome shotgun sequence, one genomic interval encodes:
- the LOC135618853 gene encoding arogenate dehydratase 1-like: MSPMAAAMLSSHPNLMPNVTAPAATAGSARLLLLLRRRRHGRPQAVRSINRPDPSDPFPGTLGTSRVDWKASCAFLSSKAAAGPGSSSDKPLSPSGDPPAADPEPDDDDDGKGGNHRLSAAINGVRTAGAGALDLVPISNLPRPLTIADLSPAPMHGSRLRVAYQGVPGAYSEAAAGKAYPNCEAIPCDQFEVAFQAVELWIADRAVLPVENSLGGSIHRNYDLLLRHRLHIVGEVQLPVHHCLLALPGVRKEYLTRVMSHPQALAQCELTLTRLGLNVTREAFDDTAGAAEHVANNGLRDTAAIASARAAELYGLQVLADGIQDDSSNVTRFVMLAREPIIPRTDRPFKTSIVFAHDREGTSVLFKVLSAFAFRDISLTKIESRPHRHRPIRLVDDANVGTAKHFEYMFYVDFEASMADTRAQNALAEIQEFTSFLRVLGSYPMDMTPWGAPSSSSSSTNPPPPPPSSSAPHSS, from the coding sequence ATGTCACCGATGGCGGCGGCTATGCTATCCTCTCACCCTAATCTGATGCCGAATGTGACGGCGCCTGCCGCCACCGCTGGATCCgcccgtctcctcctcctcctccgccgccgccgccacgggCGCCCCCAGGCCGTCCGGTCCATAAATCGCCCGGATCCATCAGATCCGTTTCCTGGCACACTCGGGACCAGCCGCGTTGACTGGAAGGCATCATGCGCCTTCCTCTCCAGCAAGGCCGCCGCTGGCCCGGGCTCGTCTTCCGACAAGCCGCTCTCCCCCTCCGGCGATCCCCCCGCCGCCGACCCAGaacccgacgacgacgacgacggaaaAGGCGGGAACCACCGCCTCTCCGCCGCAATTAACGGCGTGAGGACGGCGGGGGCGGGGGCGCTGGATCTGGTGCCGATCTCGAACCTGCCGCGGCCGCTGACCATCGCGGACCTGTCGCCGGCGCCGATGCACGGGTCGCGGCTCCGCGTGGCGTACCAAGGGGTGCCGGGCGCGTACAGCGAGGCGGCGGCGGGGAAGGCGTACCCCAACTGCGAGGCCATCCCGTGCGACCAGTTCGAGGTGGCGTTCCAGGCGGTGGAGCTGTGGATCGCGGACCGTGCGGTGCTCCCCGTGGAGAACTCCCTGGGCGGCAGCATCCACCGCAACTACGACCTGTTGCTGCGGCACCGGCTGCACATCGTGGGGGAGGTGCAGCTGCCCGTCCACCACTGCTTGCTGGCGCTGCCGGGCGTGCGCAAGGAGTACCTCACCCGGGTGATGAGCCACCCGCAGGCGCTGGCGCAGTGCGAGCTCACGCTCACCCGCCTGGGCCTCAACGTCACCCGCGAGGCCTTCGACGACACGGCGGGCGCCGCCGAGCACGTGGCCAACAACGGCCTCCGGGACACGGCGGCCATCGCGTCGGCCCGGGCGGCGGAGCTGTACGGGCTGCAGGTGCTAGCGGACGGGATCCAGGACGACAGCAGCAACGTGACGAGGTTCGTGATGCTGGCGCGGGAGCCCATCATCCCGCGCACCGACCGCCCCTTCAAGACCAGCATCGTCTTCGCCCACGACCGCGAGGGCACCTCCGTCCTCTTCAAGGTGCTCTCCGCCTTCGCTTTCCGGGACATCAGCCTCACCAAGATCGAGAGCCGCCCGCACCGCCACCGCCCGATCCGCCTCGTGGACGACGCCAACGTCGGCACCGCCAAGCACTTCGAGTACATGTTCTACGTCGACTTCGAGGCGTCCATGGCGGACACCCGCGCCCAGAACGCCCTGGCCGAGATCCAGGAGTTCACCTCCTTCCTCCGCGTCCTGGGAAGCTACCCCATGGACATGACCCCATGGGgcgccccctcctcctcctcctcctcgacaaATCCTCCACCACCGCCGCCCTCCTCCTCTGCTCCTCATTCCTCGTGA
- the LOC135619495 gene encoding trihelix transcription factor PTL-like — MDLHELHDLIAERKPRFTSVSDLLANQALFMGQGYSFVPAACPEQYGMLMPGTGSEVGLPPPPPPATECFEFSGGGGGGGGQGRWPRQETLTLLEVRSRLDSSFREAARRGPLWDEVSRIMAEEHGYQRSGKKCREKLENLYKYYKKTKGKAGRQDGKHYRFCRQLETLYGESSNIVATEINQRCSDHATNAAATLPAADRGACKAPKLSWNISLSSSGECNEASSTEEEGDGSTGRLIKTGRESWKSKVEEFIGAQIKRLMEAQATWMNQMLKTLEHMELARISREEDWRREEAARLDRERIIRAGERAWSEARDATIVQALEKMSRRELKPRRREETNGNIWIDDNSMAPRWPSREGRRGEGGLGVEVPAAVACVGCSSSSTKRCKEKWDECLRKGTVTNKRPRKSGAMDEDIEGCCSGWHEDGRQGSDVVGLQLTDARWY, encoded by the exons ATGGACTTGCACGAGCTCCACGATCTCATCGCCGAGAGGAAGCCCAGATTCACATCCGTCTCCGACCTGCTCGCCAACCAGGCGCTTTTCATGGGCCAGGGCTACAGTTTCGTCCCCGCGGCCTGTCCTGAGCAGTACGGGATGCTCATGCCGGGCACCGGCAGCGAAGTTGGTcttccgcctccgccgccgccggcaACGGAATGTTTTGAATTCTCTGGCGGTGGCGGGGGTGGTGGGGGCCAAGGGCGGTGGCCGAGACAGGAGACGCTGACGCTCTTGGAGGTGAGATCCCGGTTGGACTCCAGTTTCAGGGAAGCTGCCCGCAGGGGTCCACTGTGGGATGAGGTCTCCAG GATCATGGCAGAGGAGCATGGATACCAAAGGAGTGGGAAGAAATGCAGAGAGAAGCTGGAGAACCTGTACAAGTACTACAAGAAGACCAAAGGGAAGGCAGGGAGGCAGGATGGGAAGCACTACAGGTTCTGCAGGCAGTTGGAAACCCTCTATGGAGAGAGTAGCAATATTGTCGCTACAGAGATCAATCAACGATGCTCTGATCATGCTACCAATGCAGCTGCCACTCTACCAGCTGCAGACCGAGGAGCCTGCAAGGCTCCCAAGCTCTCTTGGAACATCAGCTTGTCGAGTTCCGGTGAGTGCAACGAGGCCTCGTCCACCGAGGAGGAGGGAGACGGGAGCACCGGAAGACTCATAAAGACGGGACGAGAGAGTTGGAAGTCGAAGGTGGAGGAGTTCATTGGCGCACAGATCAAGAGGTTGATGGAGGCGCAGGCGACGTGGATGAACCAGATGCTGAAGACCCTGGAGCACATGGAACTGGCGAGGATCTCCCGGGAAGAAGACTGGAGAAGGGAAGAGGCAGCGCGGCTCGACCGAGAGCGCATCATCCGGGCCGGCGAGCGCGCTTGGAGCGAGGCGCGCGACGCCACGATCGTACAAGCTCTGGAGAAGATGAGCCGACGCGAGCTGAAGCCGCGACGTCGAGAGGAGACAAATGGCAATATTTGGATCGATGACAACTCAATGGCTCCGCGATGGCCATCGCGTGAGGGTAGGAGGGGTGAAGGTGGCCTTGGGGTGGAGGTCCCGGCAGCCGTGGCGTGCGTGGGGTGTAGCAGTAGTAGTACGAAGAGGTGCAAGGAGAAGTGGGACGAGTGCTTGAGGAAAGGCACGGTGACCAACAAGAGGCCCAGGAAGAGCGGGGCGATGGACGAGGACATCGAGGGATGCTGCAGCGGCTGGCATGAGGACGGAAGGCAAGGATCAGATGTGGTGGGTCTCCAGCTCACCGATGCTAGGTGGTATTAG
- the LOC135618855 gene encoding fructose-bisphosphate aldolase 1, cytoplasmic-like, with protein sequence MSAYCGKYHDELIKNAAYIGTPGRGILAADESTGTIGKRLASINVENVEANRRALRELLFCTPGALQCLSGVILFEETLYQKTAYGKPFVEVLKEGGVLPGIKVDKGTVELAGTNGETTTQGHDDLGKRCAKYYEAGARFAKWRAVLKIAPNEPSQLAINENANGLARYAIICQENGLVPIVEPEILVDGAHDINRCAQVTERVLAACYKALNDHHVLLEGSLLKPNMVTPGSDSPKVAPKVVAEYTMRALLRTVPVAMPAIVFLSGGQSEEEATLNLNAMNQLKGKKPWSLSFSFGRALQQSTLKTWAGKEENVEKARAAFFSRCKANSEATLGAYKGDATKGEGVSESLHVKDYRY encoded by the exons ATGTCGGCTTACTGCGGAAAGTACCACG ATGAACTCATCAAGAATGCTGCCTACATTGGCACGCCGGGAAGGGGAATTCTTGCAGCTGATGAATCTACTGGTACAATAGGCAAGCGTCTGGCCAGCATCAATGTTGAAAATGTCGAAGCCAACCGTCGAGCACTACGTGAGCTTCTCTTCTGCACCCCTGGTGCCCTCCAGTGCCTCAGCGGTGTGATTCTCTTTGAAGAGACCTTGTACCAGAAGACTGCTTACGGAAAGCCATTTGTCGAGGTCCTGAAGGAAGGAGGTGTCCTCCCTGGCATCAAGGTGGACAAGGGCACCGTGGAACTTGCTGGCACCAATGGTGAGACCACCACTCAAGGGCACGATGACCTCGGCAAGCGCTGTGCCAAATACTACGAGGCAGGTGCTCGATTTGCCAAGTGGCGAGCTGTTCTCAAGATTGCCCCCAACGAGCCATCCCAGCTTGCGATCAATGAGAACGCAAATGGTCTTGCTCGATATGCCATCATATGCCAGGAGAATGGCCTGGTTCCTATTGTGGAGCCAGAGATCCTCGTCGACGGCGCTCATGATATCAATCGTTGCGCCCAAGTGACAGAGAGGGTGCTCGCTGCCTGCTACAAGGCACTAAATGATCACCATGTGCTTCTGGAAGGGTCGCTGTTGAAGCCCAACATGGTGACTCCAGGGTCAGACTCACCCAAGGTGGCACCGAAGGTCGTTGCAGAGTACACCATGCGAGCCCTGCTGAGGACCGTCCCTGTGGCCATGCCGGCCATTGTGTTTCTCTCTGGTGGACAGAGCGAAGAGGAGGCGACTCTGAACCTGAATGCCATGAACCAGCTGAAGGGGAAGAAACCCTGGTCTCTCTCTTTCTCGTTCGGCCGCGCTCTGCAGCAGAGCACGCTGAAGACATGGGCTGGGAAAGAGGAGAACGTGGAGAAGGCAAGGGCTGCCTTCTTCTCGAGGTGCAAGGCCAACTCGGAGGCGACTCTGGGTGCGTACAAGGGAGATGCTACCAAGGGAGAAGGCGTTTCCGAGAGCCTCCATGTGAAGGACTACAGATACTGA
- the LOC103993584 gene encoding serine/threonine-protein kinase CTR1: MEMPGRRSSYSLLGQSPDDAPLPKFESPPSDKARPRPSPSPFDWPMAPAVPFAMTHLQRQSSGSSYGGSSLSGDYYVPTTLASATVDSDAFNPMTAAGGEGRSKDGAAAAEAAAVGPSSSSAKSWAQQAEETYQLQLALALRLCSEAASADDPNFLDAVDQMVLPERAAPASMSHRFWVNGCLSYHDKIPDGFYLIQGMDPFVWTLCADVGEENRIPSIESLKTVHPSDSSIEVALIDRQYDPDLRQLQSLVAGISCTCNTPKDMVEQLAKLVCTCMGGTAFNEEDGLLHRWKECSEALKASSGSVVLPIGKLSAGLCRHRALLFKMLADTIKLPCRVAKGCKYCKSDSGSSCLVDLGQEREYLVDLIRSPGNLFEPNSLLNGPYSISISSPLRPPKIRSSAVTVDFRTLAKQYFLDCQSLNLFFNDPSAEFNQNCMCTIKGAAVAQGDATDPPSPRPFDEKSMEMSSSPLRGIGTEFSDLSQPLGQEVALPDGDTNVAKLKKMLNPSQNVISPALLEQDVAQLKLTSQAGCREVPQIIPPSDLKAEKKKDFRFIEDSRKGGNRSNNDISLAVDDLSIPWSELILKERIGAGSFGTVHRAEWHGSDVAVKILMEQDFHPERLKEFRREVAIMKSLRHPNIVLFMGAVTEPPKLSIVTEYLSRGSLYRILHRNGAREILDERRRLSMASDVAKGMNYLHNRSTPIVHRDLKSPNLLVDKKYTVKVCDFGLSRLKANTFLSSKSLAGTPEWMAPEVLRDEPSNEKSDVYSFGVILWELMTLQQPWSNLNPAQVVAAVGFKGRRLEIPSDVNPHVAAIIESCWANEPWKRPSFSSITESLKPLIKPLSPQP; this comes from the exons ATGGAAATGCCCGGGAGGCGATCGAGCTACTCCCTCCTCGGCCAGTCCCCCGACGACGCTCCGCTCCCCAAGTTCGAATCGCCACCGTCCGACAAAGCCCGCCCccgcccctccccctcccccttcgACTGGCCGATGGCCCCCGCCGTGCCCTTTGCCATGACGCACTTGCAGCGGCAGTCCAGCGGGAGCAGCTACGGGGGCAGCTCCCTCTCCGGGGACTACTACGTGCCCACCACCCTCGCTTCCGCGACCGTCGACTCGGACGCCTTCAACCCCATGACGGCCGCGGGCGGAGAGGGGCGGTCTAAGGACGGCGCCGCCGCGGCGGAAGCGGCCGCGGTCGGGCCGTCCTCCTCGTCGGCCAAGAGCTGGGCGCAGCAGGCCGAGGAGACGTACCAGCTCCAGCTCGCCCTGGCGCTCCGGCTCTGTTCCGAGGCTGCTAGCGCAGACGACCCCAATTTCTTGGACGCCGTGGACCAGATGGTGCTGCCGGAGCGCGCCGCGCCCGCATCCATGTCCCATCGGTTCTGG GTAAATGGATGTCTgtcatatcatgacaagattccaGATGGCTTTTACCTGATTCAGGGAATGGATCCATTTGTATGGACTCTATGTGCTGATGTGGGTGAAGAGAATCGGATTCCGTCAATTGAGTCTTTGAAGACTGTTCACCCCAGCGATTCATCAATCGAAGTGGCTCTTATAGATAGACAGTATGACCCTGATCTAAGGCAGTTGCAAAGCCTGGTAGCTGGAATTTCATGTACCTGTAATACGCCAAAAGATATGGTGGAACAGTTAGCAAAGCTTGTCTGCACCTGTATGGG GGGTACAGCTTTTAATGAAGAAGATGGTCTTCTTCATCGCTGGAAAGAATGCAGTGAGGCTCTCAAGGCTAGTTCAGGCTCTGTCGTGCTTCCAATTGGAAAGCTATCTGCTGGTCTCTGTAGGCACCGTGCATTGCTTTTTAAG ATGTTGGCTGACACAATTAAATTGCCATGTCGAGTTGCTAAAGGCTGCAAATATTGCAAAAGTGACAGTGGTTCATCTTGTTTGGTGGATTTGGGTCAGGAAAG GGAATATTTAGTTGATTTGATTAGGAGCCCAGGAAATCTGTTTGAACCAAATTCCTTACTGAATGGACCGTATTCCATTTCAATATCTTCACCTTTGCGTCCTCCAAAAATCAGATCAAGTGCAGTAACTGTGGATTTCAGAACCTTGGCCAAGCAATATTTTCTGGACTGTCAATCACTTAATCTCTTCTTCAATGATCCTTCAGCAG AGTTTAACCAAAACTGCATGTGTACTATCAAAGGTGCTGCTGTTGCTCAAGGAGATGCGACAGACCCACCATCCCCTAGGCCTTTTGATGAGAAGTCTATGGAGATGAGCTCTTCACCACTAAGAGGTATTGGAACTGAATTTTCTGATCTATCTCAACCTCTCGGACAGGAAGTTGCACTGCCAGATGGTGACACAAATGTTGCCAAGTTAAAGAAAATGCTCAATCCTTCACAAAATGTAATAAGCCCAGCACTTCTAGAACAAGATGTGGCACAGCTGAAGCTTACATCACAAGCAGGATGCAGGGAAGTTCCCCAAATTATCCCTCCTTCTGATCTAAAGGCTGAAAAGAAGAAGGATTTCAGGTTTATAGAGGATTCTAGGAAAGGTGGAAATAGATCTAACAATGATATAAGTCTTGCTGTAGATGATCTGAGCATTCCATGGAGTGAATTGATTCTGAAGGAGAGGATTGGAGCAG GTTCCTTTGGAACTGTCCATCGTGCTGAATGGCATGGTTCA GATGTTGCTGTGAAGATACTTATGGAACAAGATTTCCATCCTGAACGCCTAAAAGAGTTTCGAAGAGAG GTTGCTATAATGAAAAGTCTACGCCATCCTAATATTGTTTTGTTCATGGGTGCTGTTACTGAGCCACCAAAGCTATCTATTGTCACTGAATATTTGTCAAG AGGCAGTTTATACCGGATTTTACATAGAAATGGTGCAAGGGAAATTTTAGATGAAAGGCGTAGATTAAGTATGGCATCTGATGTG GCAAAGGGAATGAATTATCTTCACAATCGCAGTACACCTATTGTTCACCGAGATTTGAAGTCTCCAAATCTTCTTGTTGACAAGAAGTATACAGTGAAA GTCTGTGATTTTGGTCTTTCGAGATTAAAGGCAAACACATTTCTCTCATCTAAATCACTTGCAGGAACT CCTGAGTGGATGGCACCAGAAGTACTTAGAGATGAACCATCAAATGAGAAGTCTGATGTTTACAGCTTTGGTGTGATTTTGTGGGAGCTTATGACATTGCAACAACCATGGAGTAATTTAAATCCTGCTCAG GTGGTCGCTGCAGTTGGTTTTAAGGGAAGAAGGCTTGAGATCCCAAGTGATGTAAACCCACATGTGGCTGCTATAATTGAGTCCTGTTGGGCCAA TGAACCATGGAAAAGGCCTTCATTTTCTAGCATCACGGAGTCCTTGAAGCCTTTGATCAAGCCTTTGTCACCTCAACCATAA
- the LOC135618166 gene encoding uncharacterized protein LOC135618166, translating to MRDLVGCFANQAVRVVEATCATRDASSAVTELPIQNAVTCFYRSLLSSRKELLTAVTWSRNQAGASLSVTVEDGSSASSKLLRKKKGSLSFASGGGSAIALHWDVSAATYASGPEPTKDFYVVVVADAELGLLLGDRWGEFVKKLDGGLPVAEFRMVGRTEQVRGPGAYSTRAQLGDGGEEHEIEIVCRGDERDAEGSELHVAIDKERLVSVERLQWNFRGSKTILVDGSTVDVMWDMHDWWFSGASPCALFVFRRRNSMGDRRVWPDEESALGISGFSLLIQAFKSL from the coding sequence ATGAGAGATCTCGTTGGTTGCTTCGCTAACCAAGCCGTCAGAGTTGTAGAAGCCACATGCGCCACAAGGGACGCAAGCTCGGCGGTGACCGAACTCCCGATCCAGAATGCCGTCACCTGCTTCTACAGGAGCTTGTTGTCGTCCCGGAAGGAGCTGCTCACCGCGGTCACCTGGTCCAGGAATCAAGCAGGCGCGTCCCTCTCCGTCACGGTCGAGGACGGCTCCTCCGCGAGCTCCAAGCTCCTGCGGAAGAAGAAAGGCAGCCTCTCGTTCGCATCCGGCGGCGGCTCCGCCATCGCCCTCCACTGGGACGTCTCCGCCGCCACCTACGCGTCGGGACCCGAACCCACCAAGGATTTCTACGTCGTGGTGGTCGCCGACGCCGAGCTCGGTCTGTTGCTGGGCGACAGGTGGGGGGAGTTCGTCAAGAAGCTCGACGGCGGTCTCCCAGTCGCGGAGTTCCGGATGGTGGGCAGGACAGAGCAAGTGCGTGGCCCCGGCGCTTACTCCACCAGGGCTCAGCTCGGCGACGGTGGGGAGGAGCACGAGATAGAGATCGTGTGCAGAGGAGACGAGAGGGACGCCGAGGGCTCGGAGCTGCACGTCGCCATCGACAAGGAGAGACTGGTCAGCGTGGAGAGGCTGCAGTGGAACTTCAGGGGGAGCAAGACGATACTGGTGGACGGATCGACCGTCGACGTGATGTGGGACATGCACGACTGGTGGTTCTCCGGCGCCTCCCCCTGCGCTCTGTTCGTGTTTCGGAGGAGGAACTCCATGGGGGACCGCAGGGTGTGGCCGGATGAGGAATCGGCGCTGGGCATCTCTGGCTTCTCTCTGCTGATCCAAGCCTTCAAGAGTCTGTAG